The region TACCAACACAGGTGCAAGCGAGTTTGGTAGCATATGCTTCATCATCACTCGCCAATCGTTTCCGCCTAAAGCCACAGCGGCGTCCACGTAATCAAATTTTCTAAGCTGTAGGAACTGTCCCCTAACTAATCTTGCTATTCCTGTCCAGCTTGTGGCCCCTATCACTATCATTATGTTATAAATGCTGGGGTCTCTGAAAGCTAAAATAGTCAATATTAAAAAGAACACAGGAAATGTCATCATGACTTCAAACAGCCTAGAGACTATAAAATCTATGGTTCCCCCGTAAAAACCTGCAATAGCGCCCAATATAATTCCAATAAACGCAGCAATACCTACTGCTACAAATCCTATAGATAGAGAAATTCTAGCGCCGTGGATCATACGGCTTAGCACATCTCTTCCTCTATCATCAGTTCCAAATAGATGCTCTTTTGAGGGTGGCGTAAGGACTGAAAGCAGATCGTTTTCTGTCGGGCTATATCTAACAGGAGGGAAGATTGCAAAATCGCCCTCCCCTAGGTTTTTATCAAGCTGTTTAAAATCTGTTCCAAAGAACTCACTGTATCTAAATAGGACTGGGAAATAGTATTCATTTTGGTACTTGAGCACGATTGG is a window of Thermodesulfobacteriota bacterium DNA encoding:
- a CDS encoding ABC transporter permease produces the protein MSETTSTGYWGSVWKKLKKDKLSMVALSVVILLFGIAVFQDFLAGNKPIVLKYQNEYYFPVLFRYSEFFGTDFKQLDKNLGEGDFAIFPPVRYSPTENDLLSVLTPPSKEHLFGTDDRGRDVLSRMIHGARISLSIGFVAVGIAAFIGIILGAIAGFYGGTIDFIVSRLFEVMMTFPVFFLILTILAFRDPSIYNIMIVIGATSWTGIARLVRGQFLQLRKFDYVDAAVALGGNDWRVMMKHMLPNSLAPVLVDISFGVAGAILVESGLSFLGFGVPPPEPSWGDILSQSQRYVDFAWWLVLFPGAAIFVTVTSFNLLGEGFRNAIDPKFLGSE